The proteins below come from a single Clupea harengus chromosome 21, Ch_v2.0.2, whole genome shotgun sequence genomic window:
- the gca gene encoding grancalcin isoform X1 — translation MAYPGYGGYGGPMPGMPSQHGMPQHGMPHHGMPPHGMAMGAPPAGYPSQAGGYPGTFAPQPAATDPMWGYFTAIAGQDGEIDAEELQRCLTQSGFSGSYTPFSLETCRIMIAMLDRDMTGKMGFNEFKELFTSLNGWKQNFMMFDQDRSGTVEPHEMSQAIGSMGYRVSPATLNGVIKRYSKAGRIYFDDYVACCVKLRSMTDSFRRRDTMQQGSVMFQYDDFIQCTMAI, via the exons ATGGCTTATCCCGGATACGGCGGC TATGGAGGCCCAATGCCAGGGATGCCCTCCCAGCACGGGATGCCTCAGCACGGAATGCCCCACCACGGAATGCCTCCTCACGGAATGGCCATGGGTGCCCCCCCAGCAGGATACCCCTCTCAGGCGGGGGGGTACCCTGGCACCTTTGCCCCCCAGCCCGCTGCCACGGACCCCATGTGGGGGTACTTCACCGCCATCGCGGGCCAG GACGGTGAGATTGATGCTGAGGAACTTCAAAGATGCCTGACACAGAGTGGCTTCAGCGGTTCCTACacac ccttCAGCTTAGAGACCTGCAGAATCATGATCGCCATGCTGGAT CGAGACATGACGGGGAAGATGGGCTTCAACGAGTTTAAGGAGCTCTTCACGTCGCTCAATGGCTGGAAGCAGAACTTCATGATGTTTGACCAGGACCGCAGCGGAACCGTGGAACCACACGAGATGTCACAGGCCATCGGATCCATGG GCTACAGGGTGAGCCCCGCGACCCTGAATGGCGTCATCAAGCGCTACAGCAAGGCCGGACGCATCTACTTCGACGACTACGTGGCCTGTTGTGTGAAGCTCAGGTCCATGACAG ACAGCTTCAGGAGGAGAGACACGATGCAGCAGGGGTCGGTGATGTTCCAGTACGACGAT TTCATCCAGTGCACCATGGCCATATGA
- the gca gene encoding sorcin isoform X2, producing MPGMPSQHGMPQHGMPHHGMPPHGMAMGAPPAGYPSQAGGYPGTFAPQPAATDPMWGYFTAIAGQDGEIDAEELQRCLTQSGFSGSYTPFSLETCRIMIAMLDRDMTGKMGFNEFKELFTSLNGWKQNFMMFDQDRSGTVEPHEMSQAIGSMGYRVSPATLNGVIKRYSKAGRIYFDDYVACCVKLRSMTDSFRRRDTMQQGSVMFQYDDFIQCTMAI from the exons ATGCCAGGGATGCCCTCCCAGCACGGGATGCCTCAGCACGGAATGCCCCACCACGGAATGCCTCCTCACGGAATGGCCATGGGTGCCCCCCCAGCAGGATACCCCTCTCAGGCGGGGGGGTACCCTGGCACCTTTGCCCCCCAGCCCGCTGCCACGGACCCCATGTGGGGGTACTTCACCGCCATCGCGGGCCAG GACGGTGAGATTGATGCTGAGGAACTTCAAAGATGCCTGACACAGAGTGGCTTCAGCGGTTCCTACacac ccttCAGCTTAGAGACCTGCAGAATCATGATCGCCATGCTGGAT CGAGACATGACGGGGAAGATGGGCTTCAACGAGTTTAAGGAGCTCTTCACGTCGCTCAATGGCTGGAAGCAGAACTTCATGATGTTTGACCAGGACCGCAGCGGAACCGTGGAACCACACGAGATGTCACAGGCCATCGGATCCATGG GCTACAGGGTGAGCCCCGCGACCCTGAATGGCGTCATCAAGCGCTACAGCAAGGCCGGACGCATCTACTTCGACGACTACGTGGCCTGTTGTGTGAAGCTCAGGTCCATGACAG ACAGCTTCAGGAGGAGAGACACGATGCAGCAGGGGTCGGTGATGTTCCAGTACGACGAT TTCATCCAGTGCACCATGGCCATATGA